Proteins encoded by one window of Lathyrus oleraceus cultivar Zhongwan6 chromosome 1, CAAS_Psat_ZW6_1.0, whole genome shotgun sequence:
- the LOC127115175 gene encoding myosin-8, with amino-acid sequence MEQEEYTKEEIDWSYIEFVDNQDVLDLIEKKPGGVIALLDEACMFPRSTHETFAEKLYQTLKDNKRFSKPKLSRTDFTINHYVGDVSKIHFGLRSYINHEIKS; translated from the exons ATGGAGCAAGAGGAATATACAAAGGAAGAAATTGATTGGAGTTATATAGAGTTCGTTGATAATCAAGATGTTCTCGATCTTATTGAGAAG AAACCTGGCGGCGTTATTGCTCTTCTGGACGAGGCCTG TATGTTTCCAAGATCAACGCACGAAACATTTGCTGAAAAGCTATATCAAACACTTAAGGACAATAAGCGATTCAGCAAACCGAAGTTGTCACGAACTGACTTCACCATCAATCACTATGTTGGTGATGTGAGTAAAATACATTTTGGTCTACGCAGTTATATCAACCATGAAATAAAAAGTTAA